The following are encoded in a window of Kitasatospora fiedleri genomic DNA:
- a CDS encoding beta-ketoacyl-ACP synthase III has product MSATIKPATGAQYSRIHGVGGYRPTRVIPNSEVLNWIDSSDEWIRTRSGIAERRWAGPEESVAEMSVQAAGKAVAMAGIRPEQIGGVIVATVSHLKQTPAIATEIAQRLGCGTAPAFDISAACAGFGYGLSLADGMVRGGSAEYVLVIGVERLSDLTDVTDRSTAFIFGDGAGAAIVGPSDTPGIGRVIWGSDGSQADVISQTQAWDTAFAKPDAVNGPGEEAKWPALRMEGQTVFRWAVYDMAKVAEQALEAAGITADQLGAFIPHQANMRIIDAMVKKLDLPPSVPVARDIAETGNTSAASIPLAMERMLERGEAKSGDLALIIGFGAGLVYAAAVVTLP; this is encoded by the coding sequence ATGAGCGCGACCATCAAGCCGGCCACCGGCGCCCAGTACTCCCGCATCCACGGCGTGGGCGGCTACCGGCCGACCCGGGTGATCCCCAACTCCGAGGTGCTGAACTGGATCGACTCCTCGGACGAGTGGATCCGCACCCGCTCCGGGATCGCCGAGCGCCGCTGGGCCGGGCCGGAGGAGAGCGTCGCCGAGATGTCGGTGCAGGCGGCCGGCAAGGCCGTCGCGATGGCCGGCATCCGCCCGGAGCAGATCGGCGGCGTCATCGTCGCCACCGTCTCGCACCTGAAGCAGACCCCGGCGATCGCCACCGAGATCGCCCAGCGGCTCGGCTGCGGCACCGCCCCGGCGTTCGACATCTCGGCCGCCTGCGCGGGCTTCGGCTACGGCCTGAGCCTGGCCGACGGCATGGTGCGCGGCGGCAGCGCCGAGTACGTGCTGGTGATCGGCGTGGAGCGGCTGTCCGACCTGACCGACGTGACCGACCGGTCGACCGCGTTCATCTTCGGCGACGGCGCGGGCGCCGCGATCGTCGGCCCCTCCGACACCCCCGGCATCGGCCGGGTGATCTGGGGCTCGGACGGCTCGCAGGCCGACGTGATCTCGCAGACCCAGGCCTGGGACACCGCGTTCGCCAAGCCGGACGCGGTCAACGGGCCCGGCGAGGAGGCGAAGTGGCCGGCCCTGCGGATGGAGGGCCAGACGGTCTTCCGCTGGGCCGTGTACGACATGGCGAAGGTCGCCGAGCAGGCCCTGGAGGCCGCCGGGATCACCGCCGACCAGCTCGGCGCGTTCATCCCGCACCAGGCCAACATGCGGATCATCGACGCCATGGTCAAGAAGCTGGACCTGCCCCCGAGCGTCCCGGTGGCCCGCGACATCGCGGAGACCGGCAACACCTCCGCCGCCTCCATTCCGCTCGCCATGGAGCGGATGCTGGAGCGCGGCGAGGCCAAGAGCGGCGACCTGGCGCTGATCATCGGCTTCGGGGCCGGTCTGGTCTACGCCGCCGCAGTCGTTACGCTCCCCTAG
- a CDS encoding pirin family protein, with product MDSSPQGGQAFEPVEPVSGSVRKERGRADLRRTAERYLSEPAEGVTTRHAFSFAGHYDPRNTSFGALLACNEETLAPGAGYAAHRHSETEIVTWVVSGALAHRDDAGHAGVVRPGTVQVQSTGTGISHTERNLGGAVEPVTFVQMWLQPDAYGAPPGFGLATVPDGDGLTLLASGRDGDRALRLRRGDAALWLVRAPAWMPLPELPAAPFRYVHVVAGSVGYRTVPGPQGGGRSAGPGDSVRITGDAFADPTAGGDGVELLLWEMHSPVKYG from the coding sequence GTGGATTCTTCGCCCCAGGGCGGGCAGGCATTCGAACCCGTCGAACCGGTGTCCGGGTCCGTCCGGAAGGAGCGCGGCCGGGCCGATCTGCGGCGCACTGCCGAGCGCTACCTGTCGGAACCCGCCGAAGGCGTCACCACCCGGCACGCCTTCTCGTTCGCCGGCCACTACGACCCGAGGAACACCTCCTTCGGCGCGCTGCTCGCCTGCAACGAGGAGACGCTCGCCCCCGGCGCCGGGTACGCGGCCCACCGGCACAGCGAGACCGAGATCGTCACCTGGGTGGTCTCCGGCGCCCTCGCTCACCGCGACGACGCGGGCCACGCCGGCGTGGTGCGGCCCGGCACCGTCCAGGTGCAGTCCACCGGCACGGGCATCAGCCACACCGAACGCAACCTCGGCGGGGCCGTCGAACCGGTCACCTTCGTCCAGATGTGGCTCCAGCCCGACGCGTACGGCGCCCCGCCCGGCTTCGGACTCGCCACCGTCCCCGACGGGGACGGACTGACCCTGCTCGCCTCCGGGCGGGACGGCGACCGGGCGCTGCGGCTGCGGCGCGGCGACGCCGCGCTCTGGCTGGTCCGGGCCCCGGCCTGGATGCCGCTGCCCGAACTCCCCGCCGCGCCCTTCCGCTACGTCCACGTGGTCGCCGGCTCGGTCGGCTACCGCACCGTCCCGGGCCCGCAGGGCGGCGGCCGCTCGGCCGGGCCCGGCGACTCCGTCCGGATCACGGGCGACGCGTTCGCCGACCCGACGGCGGGCGGGGACGGCGTCGAACTGCTGCTCTGGGAGATGCACAGCCCGGTCAAGTACGGTTAG
- a CDS encoding PucR family transcriptional regulator has protein sequence MTAEERRLAAERAELRAATLKRLEKSAGKLASAAIARMDDQLAWYRRMPPEHRSWIGLVAQAGIAAFTEWYRHPEAPQAISTDVFGTAPRELTRAITLRQTVELIRTTIEVMEEAIEEVAAPGDEAGMRESVLVYAREIAFATAQVYAQAAEARGAWDARLEALVVNSLLSGDADEGVLSRAAALGWGQPSQVRVVMGSAPDGDSELVVEAIRRAARYAKLHVLTGVLGRRLVVVVGGDKEPVHAARALIGQFAPGPVVVGPTVGDLLSATRSAHAAAQGLKACAAWPDAPRPVLADDLLPERALAGDEVARRQLVEEIYTPLEEAGSALLETLSVYLEQASSLEGAARMLFVHPNTVRYRLRRVTDVTGYAPSDVRSAFTLRIALALGRLGSGSDQG, from the coding sequence ATGACGGCCGAGGAGCGCCGGCTGGCCGCCGAGCGGGCGGAGTTGCGGGCGGCGACGCTGAAGCGGCTGGAGAAGTCGGCGGGCAAGCTGGCGTCCGCGGCGATCGCCCGGATGGACGACCAGCTGGCCTGGTACCGGCGGATGCCGCCGGAGCACCGCTCGTGGATCGGCCTGGTCGCGCAGGCGGGCATCGCGGCGTTCACCGAGTGGTACCGGCACCCGGAGGCGCCGCAGGCGATCTCCACGGACGTGTTCGGCACCGCCCCGCGGGAGTTGACCCGGGCCATCACGCTGCGGCAGACCGTGGAGCTGATCCGCACCACCATCGAGGTGATGGAGGAGGCCATCGAGGAGGTGGCCGCGCCCGGCGACGAGGCCGGGATGCGCGAGTCGGTGCTGGTCTACGCCCGGGAGATCGCGTTCGCCACCGCCCAGGTGTACGCGCAGGCCGCCGAGGCGCGCGGCGCGTGGGACGCCCGGTTGGAGGCGCTGGTGGTGAACTCGCTGCTGTCCGGCGACGCCGACGAGGGCGTGCTGTCGCGGGCGGCGGCGCTCGGCTGGGGGCAGCCCAGCCAGGTGCGGGTGGTGATGGGCAGCGCCCCGGACGGGGACAGCGAGCTGGTGGTGGAGGCGATCCGGCGGGCCGCCCGGTACGCCAAACTGCACGTGCTGACGGGCGTGCTGGGCCGCCGCCTGGTGGTGGTGGTCGGCGGCGACAAGGAGCCGGTGCACGCGGCCCGGGCGCTGATCGGCCAGTTCGCGCCGGGCCCGGTGGTGGTCGGCCCGACGGTCGGCGACCTGCTCTCGGCGACCCGCTCGGCGCACGCCGCCGCGCAGGGCCTGAAGGCGTGCGCGGCCTGGCCGGACGCGCCGCGCCCGGTGCTGGCCGACGACCTGCTGCCGGAACGGGCGCTGGCGGGCGACGAAGTGGCGCGCCGTCAGTTGGTGGAGGAGATCTACACACCCCTGGAGGAGGCCGGTTCGGCACTCCTGGAGACGCTGAGTGTCTACCTGGAGCAGGCGTCCTCCCTGGAGGGCGCGGCCCGGATGCTCTTCGTCCACCCGAACACCGTGCGCTACCGGCTGCGTCGTGTGACAGACGTCACCGGCTATGCTCCGTCAGACGTACGTTCGGCGTTCACCCTGCGCATCGCCCTTGCTCTGGGGCGTCTCGGTTCCGGATCGGACCAGGGCTGA
- a CDS encoding ACP S-malonyltransferase, translated as MLVIVAPGQGAQTPGFLNPWLELDGAADRLRRWSATAGLDLVHAGTAASEEEIKDTAVAQPLLVAAGLVTAAALFPEGVAGTVGAVAGHSVGEITAAALAGVLSEEDALGFVRERSLGMAEAAAATATGMTAVLGGDPEEVAAKLAEHGVTPANNNGGGQIVAAGTLEQLAALKADPPAGARLIPLKVAGAFHTAHMAPGVARLEKLAPTLTAADPALAYVSNRDGEVVGSGAEVLARLVAQVSHPVRWDLCMETLQQLGATAVIELSPAGTLTNLVKRNVKGVATLALKTPADLDKARALVAEHGGQEESA; from the coding sequence GTGCTCGTTATCGTCGCCCCTGGACAGGGTGCCCAGACTCCCGGCTTCCTCAACCCCTGGCTCGAACTGGACGGCGCCGCCGACCGGCTGCGCCGGTGGTCGGCGACGGCCGGGCTCGACCTGGTGCACGCCGGAACCGCGGCCTCCGAGGAGGAGATCAAGGACACCGCCGTCGCCCAGCCGCTGCTGGTGGCCGCCGGACTGGTGACCGCCGCGGCGCTGTTCCCCGAGGGCGTGGCCGGGACGGTCGGCGCGGTGGCGGGCCACAGCGTCGGCGAGATCACCGCCGCGGCGCTGGCCGGGGTGCTCTCCGAGGAGGACGCGCTGGGCTTCGTCCGCGAGCGCAGCCTGGGCATGGCCGAGGCCGCCGCGGCGACCGCGACCGGCATGACCGCGGTGCTCGGCGGCGACCCGGAGGAGGTCGCCGCGAAGCTCGCCGAGCACGGCGTGACCCCGGCGAACAACAACGGCGGCGGCCAGATCGTCGCGGCCGGCACGCTGGAGCAGTTGGCCGCACTGAAGGCGGACCCGCCGGCCGGCGCGCGGCTGATCCCGCTGAAGGTCGCGGGCGCGTTCCACACCGCGCACATGGCCCCGGGCGTGGCGCGGCTGGAGAAGCTGGCGCCGACCCTGACCGCCGCGGACCCGGCCCTCGCGTACGTCTCGAACCGGGACGGCGAGGTGGTCGGCTCCGGCGCCGAGGTGCTGGCCCGCCTGGTCGCACAGGTCTCCCACCCGGTCCGCTGGGACCTGTGCATGGAGACCCTGCAGCAGCTCGGCGCGACCGCCGTGATCGAGCTGTCCCCCGCCGGGACGCTCACCAACCTGGTCAAGCGCAACGTCAAGGGTGTCGCCACGCTGGCCCTGAAGACCCCCGCCGATCTCGACAAGGCCCGCGCCCTCGTGGCCGAGCACGGCGGCCAGGAGGAGAGCGCATGA
- a CDS encoding acyl carrier protein, whose amino-acid sequence MATREEVLEGLAEIVNEIAGIPVEDVALDKSFTDDLDVDSLSMVEVVVAAEERFGAKIPDDEVKNLKTVGDAVDFIVANV is encoded by the coding sequence ATGGCTACCCGCGAAGAGGTTCTCGAAGGTCTCGCCGAGATCGTGAACGAGATCGCCGGCATCCCGGTCGAGGACGTCGCGCTCGACAAGTCCTTCACCGACGACCTGGACGTCGACTCGCTGTCCATGGTCGAGGTCGTCGTCGCCGCCGAGGAGCGCTTCGGCGCGAAGATCCCGGACGACGAGGTCAAGAACCTCAAGACCGTCGGCGACGCGGTGGACTTCATCGTCGCCAACGTCTGA